The genomic interval TGTATTGCAAATCCATGTAAAATATATTCTGAGAAATGTCTTTAATGGCTATAATGCACAGGTTACTTTGAGCATCAAGGTCTTTTAGGCTTCCTACCaaatactaaatattaaatatgttgcCAATACATTAATAATATGCTGTATGTTATTGCCTCtgataaaattaaacaattacttttgtattgtttctctttgctttcagttttgGATAGTGCTATTTCAAATGGAACAGGCTGTTCTCAACCTCagttaaacacactgaacacatctaTCATGATGACTCTAACAATATGACAAATGCAACTAATGTTGTCTTTTGTCAGAAGATGCACTCTCATCATGCCCTCATCACATGCTGATGATCTGAAGATACTGAACTATGTACATTTTCCTAAACAATGAGAAAccaaaatgcatatttacacTGCGAGAAGTCTGTCTTCTCCACTAGTGCTACTTAACACATCTTTCATCAGATACTTCCTGTACAGTGAGCTCATTTTGTGTAttcttttatgtatttatttatttgtaaaacctGAACAGTGTATAAATATACTGGCTACAGAAATACCATACATATACAAGAATGATGTCTGGGGAAAACACACAGGACATTTGCTCTTTACTGAAATTTATGCCTAAGGTCAGTTGCACAAGCAAGCAATCTTCTTTAGGCAGCTTGCTTGTTTACATAAAATTAAgaatgttattattgttaatgcaaatgtatttaaatatgttcTTGTAGTTTCTCTACTATTTATGTGGATAATAAAAGTctataacattaaaaacaaatgatgcaTTTCTTGATTTCCCATTTACATCAAAAATAACATCGTCAGAATTCCTGAACTTTACCCATATTAAATCTTACATCACATATGTGATTTAATACCAATGTAAAGTATTCTGGAAATCAAATAGATGACTATGACGaacatataaagaaaaataactgaagcCAATTTGACAAAACGATTAGCCTTCTTAAAGAGTATTTTGGCTAATTTCATTTACATTCGTTAATCTCCAGCCAATCAAATCACTTGAAACATATGGCGTGGCAGGCAAAGACGCACATCAACGGTAAGGACTTCGTAGTTGCGTAAAACGTCATTGCGGTGAAATTGAAGTGCCAACATGGCGTTTACCTTGTATGCACTGATTCAAACGGCAGTTTTGTTTACAAATGCGATTGCTGTACTACACGAAGAAAGGTTTCTAAGTAAAAGTAAGTATTCCGTTATATATTTGTCTTTCGTGATAGAGAATCCACTGATTAGAAAACCATTGTTAGACTACATTGACCCATCTGCCAGCCAATGAGCAAGAAGTAATCtgtcctagctagctagctagctagttagctagttaacctCGCAAAATAGATTGTGTCTTGTGATACCTGAGATTCTAATCTGATTAATGCATGTATGCTTTTTTGTGTGGGACTGCATACCGTGACCACATGGTTATTTTATACAATGTATGATGGAAGCTTGCTATCGTATTAACtgctatctagctaactaacttAACCTATGTTTCACCATGTTACTAGCTAACTGAGTGTTGCAGCTAGGTAGGGTAGCTCGATAACTAGTTAGGCAACTATCTCGTAGCTATCTAGGTGACCGTAGCTAAGTAACTTCGTGTACAGATTAACATGTACATGGTTCTTCCTAACACCGCTAGCTTGCTAACCCTATCTTAATTATCTATTATCTGTCGCGTAATGGCTAAAATAATATATgtgaggtttgtttgtttttgtttgtttttttttggcgggggcgggggggggggggggatgtacACTCTAATTTACAGCATTGTAGTTATTCTGGTAATGTACAGTACCAGCGAAAAGGTATTTGGGGTGACTTTCGCCTATAGTTCCAGAGAACCTAAATGGATTTTGGATATATTTTTAGGGATTTGTATGTTAGTTTGAGAACAATTATTCGAGTGTTTAGATGAAGACTGTAtggtgtacgtgcgtgcgtgtgtgtctgtatgtgtgtatgtgtgtgtgtgtgtgtgtgtgtgtgtatatatatatatatatatatatatatatatatatatatatatatgtatatgtatgtatatatatatatatatatatatatatatatatatatatatatatatatatatatatattcatattcaattCTAGTTGGGTGGGGAGCAGAACAGGGCATTGGTGGTTTTGGAGATGACCCAGGAATTAAAGCACAACTTCTAAACCTCATCCGATCGGTCAGAACAGTCATGAGGGGTAAGTGGCTAACGCTTACTTGCTCTCTTACTCTGAGCATCATTGAGCATCATTTAGCAATAGCCTGTATCATGCTTTAACTTCAGTTGATCTCTTCCTGTCCACAGTGCCTTTAATAATAGTAAATTCGGTGTGCATCTTGTTACTGTTGCTATTTGGATGAAGAAAGATGGACATTCAACGTGGAACAAGATCTGGCAAAAGGAAATGGACTGTTTTTTGTACATgtgatttatgtatttgttgCTTTTATGTCTC from Electrophorus electricus isolate fEleEle1 chromosome 17, fEleEle1.pri, whole genome shotgun sequence carries:
- the ier3ip1 gene encoding immediate early response 3-interacting protein 1, with product MAFTLYALIQTAVLFTNAIAVLHEERFLSKIGWGAEQGIGGFGDDPGIKAQLLNLIRSVRTVMRVPLIIVNSVCILLLLLFG